The proteins below come from a single Prolixibacter sp. NT017 genomic window:
- the pgeF gene encoding peptidoglycan editing factor PgeF: protein MKKSHLGNLPVYTFSHFSGYPEIIHFSTTRNGGKSEGVYQSLNLGFHSGDEEPNVQANREVLSNALQIKPEQLVFAVQTHSASVAKINSEALSWTDEIRRENLNETDALITDKPNICIAVKTADCIPVLLYDPQRKAAAAIHAGWRGTVGRIVSRTIEAMKQEYGTQPEDLIAGIGPGIGPTVYQIGPEIVQIVHEQLEKNHDLIQYLVSKNEHQKTPHLNLWKANYIQLLKSGIPEKNIEVAELCTFTYREDFYSARRDGAATGRLATGIMIRA from the coding sequence ATGAAAAAGTCGCATCTTGGAAACCTTCCGGTTTATACCTTTTCCCACTTTTCCGGTTACCCGGAAATCATTCATTTTTCTACCACCCGTAATGGCGGGAAGAGCGAAGGAGTTTACCAATCGCTCAATCTGGGTTTTCATTCCGGCGATGAAGAACCTAATGTACAAGCCAATCGCGAAGTACTGAGCAATGCATTGCAGATAAAACCGGAGCAACTGGTTTTTGCCGTACAAACACATTCGGCCAGTGTTGCCAAAATCAACTCTGAAGCACTTAGCTGGACTGATGAAATTCGCCGTGAAAACCTCAACGAAACCGATGCATTAATAACCGATAAGCCCAACATCTGCATTGCAGTAAAAACCGCCGACTGCATCCCGGTTTTACTCTACGACCCGCAACGCAAAGCTGCTGCAGCCATCCATGCTGGTTGGCGTGGAACCGTTGGCCGGATTGTTAGCAGAACCATTGAAGCAATGAAACAGGAATACGGCACGCAACCGGAAGATCTTATTGCCGGTATCGGACCGGGAATTGGGCCGACAGTATACCAGATAGGACCCGAAATCGTGCAAATAGTGCACGAACAACTGGAAAAAAACCACGACCTCATTCAGTATTTGGTTTCGAAAAATGAGCATCAGAAAACTCCACACCTGAACCTGTGGAAAGCCAACTACATTCAACTGCTCAAATCAGGCATACCTGAAAAAAATATTGAAGTAGCAGAATTGTGCACCTTCACCTATCGGGAAGATTTCTATTCCGCCCGCCGTGATGGTGCCGCTACCGGACGCCTGGCAACAGGAATCATGATTCGGGCATAA
- a CDS encoding peptidylprolyl isomerase — MKTFVFAFLLVAFSACQNEPVVEIQTTLGNIQVELYPDKAPVTANNFLQLVEDSVYTDAEFYRTVRMNNQPHNQVKIEVIQGGLFADSLVDKIPTIPHETTQQTGIRHKNGVISMARNKPGSASSEFFICIGDQPALDYGGKRNPDGQGFAAFGKVIKGMNVVKQIQMQPDTSQYLIHPVTIIDIKRIK; from the coding sequence ATGAAAACTTTCGTATTTGCTTTCCTTCTGGTTGCCTTCAGTGCTTGCCAAAACGAACCCGTCGTTGAAATCCAGACGACCTTGGGAAACATACAGGTTGAGCTTTACCCCGACAAAGCTCCGGTTACCGCTAATAATTTTCTGCAGCTGGTAGAAGACAGCGTATATACCGATGCCGAGTTTTATCGCACGGTCCGCATGAATAACCAGCCGCACAATCAGGTAAAAATTGAAGTCATTCAGGGAGGACTGTTCGCAGATAGTCTGGTAGATAAAATTCCAACCATCCCACACGAAACAACTCAACAGACAGGTATTCGGCACAAAAACGGAGTCATTTCGATGGCACGAAATAAGCCCGGTTCCGCCTCGTCAGAGTTCTTCATTTGCATTGGCGACCAGCCTGCGCTTGATTATGGCGGAAAGCGAAATCCGGATGGACAAGGATTTGCCGCTTTTGGTAAAGTAATTAAGGGTATGAACGTTGTTAAACAAATACAAATGCAACCAGATACTAGCCAATATTTGATTCATCCAGTCACCATAATAGATATTAAGCGTATAAAATGA
- a CDS encoding RNA polymerase sigma factor, whose amino-acid sequence MDEKQLVIELQAGDEKAFRHLVGKYQQQVFRTAMGFVHDGSEADDIAQEVFVEVFKSVHGFRGDASLSTWIYRMTVNRSLNRLRSRKRKGFFQRIEAFFQDDADWTGEPEADCSIHPEAVVGNQETAQALQQALGSLPENQRTAFVLYHYEDMAYKEIATVMNVSLSSVESLIHRARKNLQKKLKNFYKK is encoded by the coding sequence ATGGACGAGAAGCAACTGGTTATTGAATTGCAAGCGGGCGACGAAAAAGCTTTTCGTCACCTTGTCGGGAAATATCAGCAACAGGTATTTCGCACAGCCATGGGATTTGTCCACGATGGTTCGGAAGCTGATGACATAGCCCAGGAGGTTTTCGTCGAGGTTTTTAAATCGGTTCATGGGTTCCGGGGCGATGCAAGCCTTTCGACCTGGATTTACCGGATGACGGTCAACCGTTCGCTGAACCGGTTACGGAGCCGGAAACGAAAAGGTTTTTTTCAGCGAATCGAGGCGTTCTTTCAGGATGATGCAGATTGGACCGGCGAGCCGGAAGCTGATTGTTCTATCCATCCCGAAGCGGTGGTAGGCAACCAGGAAACGGCTCAGGCGTTGCAACAGGCGCTTGGCAGTTTGCCGGAAAATCAACGTACCGCGTTTGTGCTTTATCATTACGAAGATATGGCTTACAAGGAAATCGCTACCGTGATGAACGTTTCGCTGTCTTCGGTTGAGTCGCTGATTCACCGGGCACGAAAGAATCTGCAAAAGAAATTGAAGAATTTTTACAAAAAATGA
- a CDS encoding ABC-F family ATP-binding cassette domain-containing protein — MITVSDLAIQFGKRILFQDVNMKFTPGNCYGVIGANGAGKSTFLKMISGEQDSTRGSISMGPGERLSVLSQDHHAYDEFNVLDTVMMGHEELWSIMQEKNAIYAKPDFSEEDGMKAAELEDKFAEMDGWNAESDAAALLSGLGIRESLHYRRMGDLEQKEKVRVLLAQALFGNPDNLLLDEPTNDLDLETVMWLENFLANFNNTVILVSHDRHFLDSVSTHTVDIDYGKVRMFGGNYSFWYHSSQLAARQMAQQNKKMEEKKKELQEFISRFSANVAKSKQTTSRKKMLEKLNVEEIQPSTRRYPGIIFQPEREVGNNILTVKNLSKSIDGEVVFNNVNFTIEQDEKVVFLSRDTRAMTALFNILNEDAQPDSGEFEWGVTVTTGYLPMDNNRFFNNDFPLVDWLAQYTDNTDASFLRSFLGKMLFSGEEIFKSAKVLSGGEKMRCMISRLMMRHPNVVMLDNPTNHLDLESIQAFNNGLISFPGIVLMASHDHEFIQTVCNRVIELTPNGIIDKLMNYDDYITDDRIKELRESMYQQ; from the coding sequence ATGATTACAGTCTCAGATTTAGCCATTCAGTTTGGTAAAAGAATACTTTTCCAGGATGTGAACATGAAGTTTACACCCGGCAACTGCTACGGAGTAATTGGAGCGAACGGAGCCGGTAAATCTACTTTTTTGAAAATGATTTCAGGAGAGCAGGATTCGACCAGAGGTTCTATTTCCATGGGACCCGGCGAACGATTGTCGGTACTCAGCCAGGACCACCACGCGTATGATGAATTCAACGTGCTCGATACCGTCATGATGGGACACGAAGAGCTGTGGAGCATTATGCAGGAAAAGAATGCCATTTATGCCAAGCCCGATTTCTCGGAAGAAGATGGTATGAAGGCAGCCGAGCTGGAAGATAAATTTGCCGAAATGGACGGCTGGAACGCTGAGAGCGATGCTGCAGCCCTGCTCAGCGGATTGGGCATTCGTGAAAGTTTGCATTACCGCCGCATGGGCGATTTGGAACAGAAAGAAAAAGTTCGCGTGTTGCTGGCCCAGGCTTTGTTCGGAAACCCCGACAACCTACTCCTCGATGAGCCGACCAACGACCTCGATTTGGAAACGGTCATGTGGCTGGAAAACTTCCTGGCCAATTTCAATAACACGGTAATTCTGGTTTCGCACGACCGTCACTTCCTCGATAGCGTGTCGACGCACACCGTCGATATCGATTACGGAAAAGTTCGGATGTTCGGTGGAAACTACTCCTTCTGGTATCACTCCAGTCAGTTGGCTGCCCGCCAAATGGCGCAGCAAAACAAAAAGATGGAGGAGAAGAAGAAGGAGTTGCAGGAATTTATTTCACGCTTTAGCGCCAACGTGGCCAAGTCGAAACAAACGACGAGTCGCAAGAAGATGCTGGAAAAACTCAACGTGGAAGAGATTCAGCCTTCGACCCGCCGTTACCCGGGAATTATTTTCCAACCCGAGCGGGAAGTGGGAAACAACATCCTTACGGTGAAAAATCTGAGTAAAAGCATCGATGGCGAAGTCGTATTCAACAATGTCAATTTTACCATCGAACAGGATGAGAAAGTCGTCTTTCTTTCGCGCGATACGCGTGCCATGACGGCGCTTTTCAACATTCTGAACGAAGACGCTCAACCCGATTCCGGTGAATTTGAATGGGGTGTAACCGTGACCACCGGTTATCTTCCGATGGACAATAACCGTTTCTTCAACAACGACTTTCCACTAGTCGACTGGCTGGCGCAATACACCGACAACACCGACGCCAGTTTCCTCCGCTCCTTCCTCGGAAAAATGCTTTTCTCAGGCGAGGAAATTTTCAAAAGTGCGAAAGTACTTTCCGGAGGTGAAAAGATGCGCTGTATGATTTCGCGACTGATGATGCGCCACCCGAACGTGGTGATGCTGGACAACCCCACCAACCACCTCGACCTGGAATCGATTCAGGCTTTCAACAACGGCCTGATTAGCTTCCCCGGCATTGTGCTGATGGCATCGCATGACCACGAATTCATTCAAACCGTTTGTAACCGTGTTATCGAACTCACACCGAACGGTATCATCGATAAACTGATGAATTACGACGACTACATCACCGACGATCGCATCAAAGAATTGCGCGAATCGATGTACCAGCAATAA
- a CDS encoding Spy/CpxP family protein refolding chaperone, producing the protein MKKTQFLIWAVIILFAMNVATIVTIVVSRNRTVEPKTTQVQNPPADPDAVRFHFFAQELGLRPEQMEAFRNANRTFNPRVHQLSMEMADMRREMVNELGKENPDRQKLDSLAAAFGNLHRQLKEQTINYYMELRSVCTPEQQQELHVLFRTMLNPNNDLPLHRYGRGWRHGRGMRRGRPGN; encoded by the coding sequence ATGAAAAAGACACAATTCCTGATATGGGCAGTGATTATCCTGTTTGCCATGAACGTGGCAACGATTGTGACGATTGTGGTTAGTCGTAACCGAACGGTTGAACCGAAAACAACCCAGGTGCAAAATCCACCGGCTGATCCGGACGCTGTTCGTTTCCACTTTTTCGCTCAGGAATTAGGATTGAGGCCCGAGCAGATGGAAGCCTTCCGGAATGCAAACCGCACATTTAATCCGCGGGTGCATCAACTTTCCATGGAGATGGCAGATATGAGACGGGAGATGGTGAATGAACTGGGAAAAGAGAATCCCGACAGGCAGAAACTCGATTCGCTGGCAGCTGCTTTCGGTAATTTGCACAGACAATTGAAAGAACAAACAATTAACTACTATATGGAATTGCGCTCGGTGTGTACACCTGAGCAGCAGCAAGAACTGCACGTGCTGTTTCGTACCATGCTGAATCCGAACAACGATTTGCCCTTACATCGTTACGGAAGAGGCTGGCGACACGGTCGGGGAATGCGCAGAGGCAGGCCCGGAAATTAA
- a CDS encoding Spy/CpxP family protein refolding chaperone, with translation MKNQMFKVVLTIMFAGLLALGANAQPRGNGYGKGQGNGYGYRNAGICQNIPGLTQEQQDKIADLQKTHWKQMDELRLKRMRAATLKERDQIGVQIAEARAAHHADLMAVLDKDQQQWANDHLAMGFGRGQGRGAGCGRGYGQGRHGRGGW, from the coding sequence ATGAAAAATCAAATGTTTAAAGTCGTGTTGACGATTATGTTTGCCGGTTTACTGGCATTGGGAGCCAACGCTCAACCTCGTGGTAACGGTTATGGAAAAGGTCAGGGAAATGGCTATGGTTACCGGAATGCAGGAATTTGCCAGAATATTCCCGGATTGACCCAGGAGCAGCAGGATAAAATTGCTGACTTGCAGAAAACTCACTGGAAGCAAATGGACGAACTGCGTCTGAAAAGAATGCGCGCTGCGACGCTGAAAGAACGCGACCAGATTGGTGTTCAGATAGCTGAAGCTCGTGCCGCTCATCATGCCGATTTAATGGCAGTGCTCGACAAAGACCAACAGCAATGGGCCAATGATCATTTAGCTATGGGATTCGGACGTGGTCAGGGACGTGGTGCCGGTTGTGGCAGAGGCTACGGACAGGGACGCCACGGACGCGGAGGATGGTAA
- a CDS encoding YgjV family protein produces MDFSDYYEAIGLLASVLVAISLMMSSLVKLRWLNLFGSVIFSVYGILIHSVSVAGVNIFIVGVNIVHLYGIYRKKEAFRVAFVHSEENDYLTDFLEYYHDDIQRFFPRFNFNIEEEYLIMFVHRDLNMAGLIVLEIKDSDTLHIVLDYVVPRYRDYKVADYIFKRNIDRFRYLGYNMLYSEVQNSAHNNYLEKIGFEKEGDRYVFRIK; encoded by the coding sequence ATGGATTTCTCTGATTATTATGAAGCCATTGGATTGCTGGCTTCGGTGTTGGTGGCGATTAGCCTGATGATGTCTTCGCTTGTTAAGTTGCGGTGGTTGAATCTGTTCGGGTCTGTTATATTTTCCGTTTATGGTATCTTAATCCATTCTGTATCGGTAGCGGGAGTTAATATTTTTATTGTGGGGGTGAATATCGTTCACCTGTATGGTATTTACCGGAAAAAGGAGGCTTTTCGCGTTGCTTTTGTCCATTCGGAGGAGAACGATTATTTGACTGATTTTCTGGAATATTATCACGATGACATCCAGCGTTTCTTTCCCCGTTTTAACTTCAATATCGAAGAGGAATACCTAATCATGTTTGTGCACCGCGACCTGAATATGGCCGGTCTTATTGTGCTGGAAATAAAAGATTCTGATACGTTACACATTGTTCTTGACTATGTGGTGCCCCGCTACCGCGATTACAAAGTGGCTGATTATATTTTCAAGCGAAATATCGATCGGTTCCGTTATTTGGGATACAATATGCTCTATTCCGAAGTGCAAAACTCAGCGCACAACAACTACCTCGAGAAGATTGGTTTTGAGAAAGAAGGCGATCGGTACGTTTTTCGGATAAAATAA
- a CDS encoding DUF3267 domain-containing protein — protein sequence MGPTPEQIQHGPGYKLVARISHDNIKAFLLEQFSGGSRLAKRYMIYQTIMGAVLAGLLVYSIVTFFKGSKMELEWFSLAVLISFTALVVIHELLHAAAFLITGVKNISFGANFWRFIFYVQADREVIQKKQFRFVAIVPFVVVNLVTAAGALWCIWQNSPAVILWLSIMAIHSFFCAGDYGLLCLYQNHPDKEIITFDMKHERCSYFYEKIA from the coding sequence ATGGGACCAACTCCTGAACAGATACAACACGGACCAGGCTACAAACTAGTAGCCCGAATTTCCCACGATAATATTAAAGCGTTTTTGCTGGAGCAATTTTCGGGTGGCTCGAGGCTGGCCAAACGGTATATGATATACCAAACCATCATGGGTGCCGTTTTAGCCGGTTTACTAGTCTACAGCATTGTGACCTTTTTTAAAGGCTCAAAAATGGAACTAGAATGGTTTTCGCTAGCTGTACTTATTTCGTTTACTGCACTGGTGGTAATTCACGAACTACTGCATGCCGCCGCTTTTTTGATAACAGGAGTAAAAAATATTTCGTTCGGAGCCAATTTCTGGCGCTTCATTTTCTACGTCCAGGCCGACCGGGAAGTCATTCAGAAAAAGCAATTCCGTTTTGTAGCAATCGTTCCTTTCGTGGTAGTTAACCTGGTAACGGCTGCAGGTGCTTTGTGGTGTATCTGGCAGAATTCACCGGCCGTCATTCTCTGGTTAAGCATCATGGCCATCCACAGCTTCTTTTGTGCCGGCGACTACGGGTTACTTTGCCTCTATCAAAATCATCCCGACAAGGAGATAATAACTTTTGACATGAAGCACGAACGCTGTTCCTACTTCTACGAAAAAATAGCCTGA
- the ppk1 gene encoding polyphosphate kinase 1, giving the protein MSIEVRNKEISWLSFNERLLQEASKRNVPVIERIKFLGIYSNNLDEFFRVRVAILRRLAMMGRTTMVEGADPREVLDEIERIVVEQGKRFEVIYKGILKELAKDYIYLVNEQELSESQGKYVRDYFLKEVRPRIMPIILKKSLPLPMLGDDAIYMAVELTGKDKTTYALIEVPSDVLPRFIIIPSEDPRGTYIILLEDIIRYELKDLFYMFEFEDIKSYIVKLTRDAELDINDDVAESYVKTVEKSLEKRGQSEPTRFVYDKKLPREFLKILLKKLNFTKDDTIIGGGRIHNFKDFMNFPKVGSKELQYQPISPARHKRVLPGKTYLESISEKDLLFHFPYQSFIHFIDLLREASIDPKVTEIKLTVYRVAPDSSVMNALINAARNGKQVTVVLELRARFNEQDNIEWGNILDKENVKVIFGVPGLKVHSKICVINRKEHGEDKLFACIGTGNFHEDTARVFSDHLLCTADPRITREVNYVFDFFERNYKLNRFRHLMVSPFNMRSRLIRMINQEIRNKLEGKEAMFYFKCNNLVDPVIIRKIHDAARAGVDVKLNVRGMFSLLPTPPDQKYTIPCIGLIDRFLEHSRVYFFHNNGHERLFISSSDLMSRNLDRRVEVGAPIYDADLRNEIKKMLEMQWQDNEAARILDNNLVNQLKRTDSETPYKSQMEFYRFIRQQHGDYEEGI; this is encoded by the coding sequence ATGAGCATTGAAGTTAGAAATAAAGAAATAAGCTGGTTGTCATTCAACGAGCGACTGTTGCAGGAGGCTTCGAAGAGGAATGTGCCGGTTATCGAACGTATCAAGTTTCTGGGAATCTACTCCAATAACCTGGATGAATTTTTCCGGGTACGGGTGGCTATTCTCCGGCGTCTGGCCATGATGGGACGCACCACGATGGTGGAAGGGGCCGATCCAAGAGAAGTGCTGGATGAGATTGAGCGGATTGTCGTTGAGCAGGGAAAGCGGTTTGAGGTGATTTATAAAGGCATTCTGAAGGAACTGGCCAAGGACTATATCTACCTGGTGAACGAGCAGGAACTTTCGGAAAGTCAGGGTAAGTATGTGCGCGATTACTTTCTCAAGGAAGTCCGGCCGCGGATTATGCCTATCATTCTGAAGAAGAGTCTGCCGTTACCCATGTTGGGCGATGATGCGATTTACATGGCTGTGGAATTAACCGGAAAGGACAAAACGACCTATGCCCTTATCGAGGTACCTTCGGATGTGCTGCCGCGTTTCATCATCATTCCGTCGGAAGATCCACGCGGGACTTATATTATCCTTTTGGAAGATATTATCCGGTATGAGCTGAAGGACCTGTTTTACATGTTCGAGTTCGAGGATATCAAATCCTATATTGTGAAGCTGACACGTGACGCCGAGCTGGATATCAACGACGATGTGGCCGAAAGTTACGTGAAAACGGTTGAGAAGAGTTTGGAAAAACGCGGTCAGAGTGAGCCGACCCGGTTTGTGTACGATAAAAAATTGCCGCGCGAGTTTCTGAAAATTTTATTGAAGAAGCTGAATTTCACCAAAGACGATACCATTATTGGTGGCGGACGGATTCACAACTTCAAGGACTTTATGAACTTTCCGAAAGTGGGAAGTAAAGAGCTCCAATATCAACCGATATCACCGGCCCGGCATAAGCGGGTCCTACCGGGAAAAACCTACCTGGAGAGTATATCAGAAAAGGATCTGTTGTTCCATTTTCCATATCAATCGTTTATTCATTTCATCGATCTTCTGCGGGAAGCATCGATTGATCCGAAAGTTACCGAGATTAAGCTGACGGTTTATCGCGTGGCTCCCGATTCGAGCGTGATGAACGCCCTCATCAATGCGGCCCGTAACGGGAAGCAGGTGACCGTTGTACTGGAACTTCGGGCGCGCTTTAACGAGCAGGATAACATAGAGTGGGGAAATATTCTGGATAAAGAGAATGTGAAGGTGATTTTCGGTGTGCCCGGACTGAAAGTGCATTCCAAGATATGTGTGATTAACCGGAAGGAACACGGCGAAGACAAACTGTTCGCTTGTATCGGAACCGGTAATTTCCACGAGGATACAGCCCGGGTGTTCAGCGACCATTTGTTGTGTACAGCCGATCCGCGCATTACCCGCGAAGTCAACTATGTGTTCGACTTCTTCGAGCGCAATTATAAGCTGAATCGTTTCCGGCACTTGATGGTTTCGCCGTTCAATATGCGAAGTCGCCTCATCCGCATGATCAACCAGGAAATACGAAACAAGCTGGAAGGGAAAGAGGCGATGTTCTATTTCAAATGCAACAACCTGGTCGATCCGGTTATCATCCGGAAAATACACGATGCTGCCCGTGCAGGGGTTGATGTCAAACTGAATGTACGTGGTATGTTCTCGTTGCTGCCTACACCACCCGACCAGAAATACACGATTCCCTGTATCGGGTTGATTGATCGTTTTCTGGAGCATTCCCGTGTGTATTTTTTCCATAATAATGGACATGAGCGTTTGTTCATCTCATCGTCGGATTTGATGTCGCGGAACCTTGACCGACGCGTTGAAGTGGGAGCCCCGATTTATGATGCAGACCTGCGGAACGAGATTAAGAAGATGCTGGAAATGCAGTGGCAGGATAATGAGGCAGCCCGCATTCTGGATAATAATCTGGTGAATCAGCTGAAAAGAACGGATAGTGAAACTCCATATAAGTCGCAGATGGAGTTCTATCGTTTCATCCGGCAGCAGCACGGCGACTACGAGGAAGGAATCTAA
- a CDS encoding (deoxy)nucleoside triphosphate pyrophosphohydrolase has product MLNREPSENFKAVRKSFIRANSPIFTGMVNVVCAIIQDENKFLACRRKQGKARGGKWEFPGGKVKEDESPEEAIERELHEELSLDVKAADMLGAVVHHYPDISIRLIAMKCFVNGGTISLTDHDEFRWVPVDELHSLDFSEADCQVIDEILLV; this is encoded by the coding sequence ATGTTGAACCGGGAACCTTCTGAAAATTTCAAGGCGGTCAGGAAAAGTTTCATTAGAGCTAATTCCCCTATCTTTACCGGCATGGTGAATGTAGTATGTGCAATTATTCAGGATGAAAATAAATTTCTGGCTTGCCGGCGGAAACAAGGTAAAGCAAGAGGCGGAAAATGGGAATTCCCCGGAGGGAAAGTAAAAGAAGACGAATCGCCGGAAGAAGCTATTGAAAGAGAATTACACGAGGAATTGTCGTTAGACGTCAAGGCTGCTGACATGCTGGGGGCCGTCGTTCACCACTATCCCGATATTTCTATCCGGCTAATCGCGATGAAGTGTTTTGTCAACGGGGGAACTATCTCTTTAACCGACCACGATGAGTTTCGTTGGGTGCCGGTTGATGAACTTCATTCTTTGGATTTTAGTGAGGCTGACTGCCAAGTGATTGATGAGATCCTGTTGGTCTGA
- a CDS encoding anti-sigma factor, whose amino-acid sequence MMNEQHITERLWEFHLGNLSEEENRQMEAHLEACESCLRESEVVKRAVQEIAVERSQEVPPFLYTRIQGRLESVRKPAPLWKRTLVTSLGTILLLVSIWGGVKLGTMDVRQTSGTSVENPMGNLAINEMVNEPIEGYLFDFK is encoded by the coding sequence ATGATGAACGAGCAACATATCACAGAACGACTTTGGGAGTTTCATCTGGGAAATCTTTCGGAAGAAGAAAACCGGCAGATGGAAGCCCACCTCGAAGCTTGTGAATCGTGTCTTCGTGAATCGGAGGTCGTAAAACGAGCTGTTCAGGAGATAGCTGTTGAACGTTCGCAGGAAGTTCCGCCTTTTCTTTATACCCGGATTCAGGGACGACTGGAATCAGTCAGGAAACCGGCACCGTTGTGGAAACGCACCCTGGTTACCTCATTGGGAACCATTTTGTTGCTGGTGAGTATCTGGGGCGGCGTAAAGCTTGGGACGATGGACGTAAGACAAACTTCCGGTACGTCGGTGGAAAACCCGATGGGCAATCTGGCCATCAATGAGATGGTGAATGAACCAATTGAAGGCTATCTGTTCGACTTTAAATGA